Within Leptospira langatensis, the genomic segment TATGCTGATCGCCCAGATGTATGTCGAAGCCATGGTGTGCGCTATGAATGTCCTCATCCGAAATGCACGATGAGTGGATCTCACGTTGCTTGGGATGAGGCTGGGTGGAGCGATTCCGTAACAAGAACAGAGATTGTTCAGCCTGATAAGGCGCCCGATTTCGATGATTAGCCGGTATGCTTGCGGCATATAGGATTCGTTAATGGCCGCGAAGAAGAAAATACCTAACCTAAAAGGGAAATCGTCCGGCAAAAAAGTACAAAATCGTACAAAAAAGCGATCATCCCGGAAAAAGGGGGTTCAAGAGCCTGAACGAATCATTGGGAAGGATACCAAAGCCGAAGACCGTTATTATCCTGAACTAGATATCGATCAGGAACGAGCCGTTCTCTATTTTTCTGCAAGGTATTCTATCGAGCAGGTTTCAGAAATCCTCGGTTATTCAAAGAATACTATTTATAAATGGCGAGCCGAAAAGCCATTTAAGGATGCTTTGGAACGAGAAGGGAGTCTCGTCATACAACTCCAAAGGGATCGGTTCCATCGGAGCATCGACGAAGCGTTTAACACGCTCCATAAAGGAATCTCTGGTAAGAATGGTAGCCCAAGTCTTGCCTTTCAGGTGTTGAAGGAAACAGGGCACCTTCCGACTACAAAGGAAAAGTCCGCTCAAAAGAAACAGGTCGAGCAACTCCTCGCTCAATTTTTAGCCGAGATGAAGGAAGCCGTTGATGGGGGTCTTGGTGAATCAGAAAACTAAGCGTAAGGTTGAAAGCATATTCAGCAAATATCCTCCGGAAGTGATCGAACTTGGGCTCGCTAAATTAACGCAGGAGAGAAGGGAATTTGCAGAACAAATTGATTCTCGAAAGACCGTTCGGGCGAGGGTTTTGCAAAACTTTCGCGAGTTTCTCAAAGAATATTTTGGGCATTATTTCTCATGCGAATTTGGCACCCAACAAAATGAACTTATCCGGGATGTACATAAGTTTGCGAATAAAAAGAATCGAAGTCCAATAAAGCTCGTTCGAGCTCTCTCAAGGGGATTCGGAAAGTCCACTATTCTTTCCTTGTGTGCCGTTTTATGGCTCATCCTTCGTGGAGACTGGTCGTTCGTGATTATGATTTCTTCTACTCTTGAATCCGCGAAGGACTTTTTGCGGAAGATCGTGGAGGAGGTTGAGGACAACCAAAAGCTAATTGATGACTTCCCAGAGCTCAATCCTGCCATAGATAGAAAAGGACAAAAAGTTTCGTGGAAAGATACGGATATTGTCTTTCGGGGTGGAGCTCGAATTATCGCCAAAGGGTTCCTGAATGCCATTAGGGGAAAGCGAAACAAGCAACACAGACCTTCGGCCCTAATCATAGATGACCCTGACGAAGAAAAGGACGTAGTCTCCGAATCTACCATGCGACGAAAATACCGTTGGTTCGACCGGGCAGCGATGAAACTAGGGTCCGGGTGGGGAATCGACGTTTTAATGTCTTATACTACCATTGCCCCCAATTGTGTGGGTGAGGTTGTATTTGCTGACGACGATAAGTACCCTGCGGATGAAGGGTGGGACAAAAAGAAATTCAAGGCTATTGAAACGGATTCAAATGGAAAAGAATATTCAACATGGGAGGAAGGAGCACCCCTTGCACAACTGTTAAAAGAGCGGGAACAGGATCCGATTACGTTCGCCCGTGAAAAGCAAAACGAAGTGTTGGCAGAGGTTGACCAGCGTTTCAAAGGATTGATAGAACGGTATCATTTTCCTCCTACGGATTCTTGGAAAGGCTGGCGCTTGACACTTGGGGTTGACCTCTCCCTCGGTAAAAATGAAAAATCAGATTTATCAGCCATTGTTGGAACGGCCCGATCTCCCGAGGGGAAAATATTTGAAATATTCTCTGACATTCAGCGTCGTAGACCAGATAAAATCGCCGACGATTTAATCATCGCCCTAACTCTTTTCCCGTGGGAAGTATGCGGAATTGAGGAAACTGGAAACCAAGAGCACTTTCATTTTCTAATACGGGACCGGATCAAGGAATACAATAAGACACACGAAGATAAGATACTCGTTCCTATTGTTCCGGTTGAGAGTGGTGGGGATAAAGAAAAGAGAGTCACCGGAGCCCTCCAGCCACTGGTTGCGACAAAACTTCTTGTTCTCCGCGATGATTCCAAAATACTTTATAAGGATTTAGATGAATATCCGTATTTTGGGAAAGACGGACCGGATGCGTTAGAATTCTCGGTAAGGTTGCAGAGGACAGGAACCGTTTCAACGCGATCCAAGGAATCTATTGAAGCGGCTAGGGCCGCCAAACCTAAAAAGCTTGCGGACATTCGTGGGAATCGAATGAAATCCATGGGGATTGACCCGGATCTTTATCCTGGAAAATAATGGGAACCGTTTATACGGTCGTTATGCTCACGGTATGGAACAACAATCAGACCCGACCGGAAGGTCTGCACATGAGCCTGGGGCGAAATTGGATGCAGGAAAACTCCGTTATAGCCTGATTCTTAGGAGTATGTCGGGGGCGATCACCGAAGTCGTAAAAGTAGCGGAATACGGAGCTCGAAAGTATTCAGTGGATGGCTGGAGATCTGTTCCGGACGGAATTCAAAGATATACAGAAGCGCTTGACCGGCATAACTTCGCGGAAATTAACGAGGACACGGATCCTGAGTCAAACTTACTCCATGCGGCCCACCTTGCTTGGAATGCTCTCGCGAGATTACAATTGATTTTGGAAAAAAAAGACGGTGGGGAAAGTGAAAATGGATCCTAAGAAAGGTTCGAAGGATGTTTGCTTTTCACATGATGAGCTAGTCGAAATCGCTTTCTCATGGGTTCAGCGTCGGACTTCCTGTGGCGTTGTGATAAAAGAAGTGGCGAATACTTCCGCCCAAGAAATCCCAGACGTTATTGGCTTTGGTTCAGGGGGACATTCCTTTTTGATTGAATGTAAAGCTTCCCGGGCAGATTTTCTGAAGGATAAGAATAAGTTATTCAGGCAATTTCCGGAAAATGGGATGGGCTCCCAGAGATTCTATTTGTGCCCGGAAAATATAATTGGAGTGGAAGATCTTCCCGTTAATTGGGGACTCATCTGGGTAAATGAGCAAGGGAAGGCGAAGCTTAAATATAGTCCTTACAAAGGGAACGGGAGTGAAAGAACTTCGTTGCATCCGAAGAATTGGAAAGCTGAACATGGACTCCTGTATTCATGTTTACGACGTGTCTTCCTCAATGGGTATTTAGATTGCATATATCCGTTCCAAGAAAAAAAAGAATAAGTGAATTTCTGTGGGAATAAAAGTTGTGAAAGATCATTCCTGAGTGATGTTTCCAATATCTTCTTCGTATATCCTAGCTGAGACACTGCACAACCTCACTCTCGCAGAAGCGCAAACAAACGCTGATATCAGATTGCTAAGTCGAAAGGCCAAGAGCTCATCGGACTTACAAAACCAGGCCAAAGGATCCATAATACTCAGGTGGATCCTTTATCTTTCCCATTTGGATGAAACTTTACCCGTAGGTCTTAAACCAGGAGAGACAAAGCTATTATTCTTCTTCACGGCCGCTTTCGGAGCCGGTCTAGGTTTATTTCAAAAAGAAATTCTAATAAATGTTGGAGTGCCTCATTTAGATAATCTTTTTGGGCCGGTTGCATGCTTGGTCTTCCTTCCGTTATATTCCCTAAGTTTATTGCGTTCGCTAGTAGTACGAAAACGAAGGAAAGATCTTATAAGGTTTCTTGGGAAACGCTTCAGTTACTACGGATTAAGCGTTTATCTTGGAGTAAAAACGGAGGAAGAATTCAATTCTTACTTACAAGCAGAGTTTATTTCCATGGGTGATAAGTGGATGCTGAAAATTGGTGAATCAATCGCCGTTGCGCGACATATTGCATCGCATGGATGGGATACACCGGTCCAATCTCCCGTATTGAAACGCATGTTAATCAAAGAAAGGCTGAATATTCAACGTCGTCCGAAATCGAAAAAAAGGAACAAAATTAGAAAATAGACATAGACGTACAAATATACTCAGTATATTGTCAGTAAATACGGAAGATACTGAGTATATCATGGCAAAAAGCAAAAAGAAATACTGCCGTGTCCGGCTATCCAAATACATCCATCTTCTGAAGGATGGAAAAGCAGAACACCCGGAAACATGGTGCGGCCAGGGTGCTGGAAAACTAACTCTGCATAACTCCACACGTACAACTTTGGATATTGCGAGTACCACCTGTCCGAATTGTTTAAGACGCCAAGATTATATTCCGAGCATCCAGCGTATCGTGAATGCGAGCCCCTAAGGAATTTGCATGGAGCTTAACGAAAGAATAAAGAAGAAAGTCCGGGAAGAAATCCTAAAGCGGGATGTCTTTTATGAACCGATGGGACAAAGTATTATGCTCAAAGATGACG encodes:
- a CDS encoding helix-turn-helix domain-containing protein, whose product is MAAKKKIPNLKGKSSGKKVQNRTKKRSSRKKGVQEPERIIGKDTKAEDRYYPELDIDQERAVLYFSARYSIEQVSEILGYSKNTIYKWRAEKPFKDALEREGSLVIQLQRDRFHRSIDEAFNTLHKGISGKNGSPSLAFQVLKETGHLPTTKEKSAQKKQVEQLLAQFLAEMKEAVDGGLGESEN
- a CDS encoding dATP/dGTP diphosphohydrolase domain-containing protein, with amino-acid sequence MEQQSDPTGRSAHEPGAKLDAGKLRYSLILRSMSGAITEVVKVAEYGARKYSVDGWRSVPDGIQRYTEALDRHNFAEINEDTDPESNLLHAAHLAWNALARLQLILEKKDGGESENGS